One window of Prionailurus bengalensis isolate Pbe53 chromosome B1, Fcat_Pben_1.1_paternal_pri, whole genome shotgun sequence genomic DNA carries:
- the ZNF330 gene encoding zinc finger protein 330 — MPKKKTGARKKAENRREREKQLRASRSTIDLAKHPCNASMECDKCQRRQKNRAFCYFCNSVQKLPICAQCGKTKCMMKSSDCVIKHAGVYSTGLAMVGAICDFCEAWVCHGRKCLSTHACACPLTDAECVECERGVWDHGGRIFSCSFCHNFLCEDDQFEHQASCQVLEAETFKCVSCNRLGQHSCLRCKACFCDDHTRSKVFKQEKGKQPPCPKCGHETQETKDLSMSTRSLKFGRQTGGEEGDGASGYDAYWKNLSSEKYGDSSYHDEEEDDDEAEDDEEEEDEVGKDSDAEPSDLFTNLNLGRTYASGYAHYEEQEN, encoded by the exons ATGCCTAAAAAGAAGACCGGTgcaaggaagaaggcagagaacCGCCGGGAACGTGAAAAACAGCTCAGGGCGTCAAGAAGCACCATAGATTTAGCTAAACACCCATGCAATGCATCAATG gaatGTGACAAGTGTCAgag GCGGCAGAAGAATAGAGCGTTTTGCTATTTTTGCAATTCTGTACAGAAGTTACCAATTTGTGCACAGTGTG GGAAAACCAAGTGCATGATGAAGTCTTCAGACTGTGTCATAAAGCATGCTGGTGTTTATAGTACTGGCCTTGCAATGGTG GGTGCAATATGTGACTTCTGTGAAGCTTGGGTTTGCCATGGGAGGAAATGTCTCAGTACACATGCCTGTGCCTGCCCTCTTACTGATGCTGAGTGTGTGGAATGCGAAAGAGGTGTCTGGGACCATG GAGGCAGAATATTTAGTTGTTCCTTTTGTCATAACTTTCTCTGTGAAGATGATCAATTTGAACATCAAGCCAGCTGCCAGGTTTTAGAGGCGGAAACATTCAAAT GTGTTTCATGCAATCGACTTGGTCAGCATTCCTGTCTCCGTTGTAAG GCTTGTTTCTGTGATGATCATACAAGGAGCAAGGTGtttaagcaagaaaaaggaaaacagcctCCCTGCCCCAAATGTGGGCATGAAACTCAGGAAACTAAGGATCTCAGCATGTCAA CACGCTCCCTGAAATTTGGCAGGCAGACTGGAGGTGAAGAAGGAGATGGAGCTTCTGGGTATGATGCCTATTGGAAGAACCTTTCTTCTGAGAAGTATGGTGATAGCAGCTACCATGATGAAGAGGAAGATGATGATGAAGCAGAGGATGACGAAGAGGAAGAAGACGAAGTAGGAAAGGATTCAGATGCGGAGCCGTCAGATTTGTTTACCAATTTGAATTTAGGGAGGACCTATGCCAGTGGCTATGCTCACTACGAGGAACAAGAGAACTAG